Proteins encoded together in one Lathyrus oleraceus cultivar Zhongwan6 chromosome 5, CAAS_Psat_ZW6_1.0, whole genome shotgun sequence window:
- the LOC127085355 gene encoding uncharacterized protein LOC127085355: MVKTPRKFMNPFSKSISDTNRRFIVLMIPLLAFIILFSFLFDLPFQKVKNGFFSSDSSSSPSKDELLRSKIAVCLVGGARRFELTGPSIMDMILKEYPNSDLFLHSPLDSDAFKFSLLKSAPRIAAVNIFQPQPLPENETFVRVLSAQNSPNGIQGLIQYFDLVEGCVTMIKSHQIKNNIKYDWIIRTRVDGYWNGPLGPENFVPGQYLVPSGSSYGGLNDRFGIGDLTTSTIALSRLSLIPKLDSAGFSNLNSESAFKAQLTTQKVSYQTKRLPFCIISDRKYDFPPTRFGVPVAALSSRGPLSGTKCRPCKPVCVGVCVEYVMMWVEKGWSWTDWADGSLELCNAEESWEDGWEKVFDKVAGKKFGDARKKIHSMNFDDCIHDFIQLKNLTAQWNAPPIEEICALGLTHS, translated from the exons ATGGTTAAAACTCCTAGAAAATTTATGAATCCTTTTAGTAAATCCATTTCCGATACTAATCGGCGTTTCATTGTGTTAATGATTCCTCTTCTTGCTTTTATTATATTATTCTCCTTTCTTTTCGACCTTCCTTTTCAGAAAGTTAAGAATGGCTTTTTCAGCAGCGATTCTTCATCATCACCTTCGAAAGATGAACTGTTACGATCGAAAATTGCAGTGTGTTTGGTAGGTGGTGCTAGAAGGTTCGAATTAACTGGACCTTCGATAATGGATATGATACTGAAAGAATACCCTAATTCTGATCTTTTTTTGCATAGTCCGTTAGACTCCGATGCATTCAAATTCTCATTGTTGAAATCTGCTCCGAGAATCGCCGCCGTTAATATATTTCAACCTCAACCGTTGCCGGAGAATGAAACTTTTGTTCGAGTTCTATCAGCTCAGAACTCGCCTAACGGAATCCAG GGGCTTATTCAATATTTTGACCTAGTGGAAGGCTGCGTAACAATGATAAAATCACACCAAATAAAAAACAACATCAAGTACGATTGGATAATCAGAACACGTGTTGACGGGTACTGGAACGGCCCACTCGGTCCAGAAAATTTCGTTCCGGGTCAATACCTGGTCCCATCCGGTTCATCCTACGGCGGACTCAATGACCGGTTCGGTATAGGTGACCTAACAACTTCAACAATAGCATTATCTCGTCTCTCTCTCATCCCCAAACTAGATTCTGCTGGATTCTCAAATCTCAATTCAGAATCAGCCTTCAAAGCGCAACTCACAACTCAGAAAGTAAGCTACCAAACAAAACGACTCCCATTTTGCATAATTTCGGACCGGAAGTACGACTTTCCACCGACCCGGTTCGGTGTACCGGTTGCAGCATTGTCGAGCCGCGGTCCGTTGAGTGGAACTAAGTGTAGACCGTGTAAACCGGTTTGTGTAGGTGTGTGCGTGGAGTATGTGATGATGTGGGTTGAGAAGGGATGGAGTTGGACCGATTGGGCCGATGGGTCACTCGAGCTGTGTAATGCTGAGGAAAGTTGGGAAGATGGTTGGGAAAAGGTTTTTGATAAAGTTGCTGGAAAGAAGTTTGGTGATGCTAGGAAGAAAATTCACTCTATGAATTTTGATGATTGTATTCATGATTTCATTCAGTTGAAAAATCTCACTGCTCAATGGAATGCTCCTCCCATTGAAGAGATTTGTGCTTTGGGGTTAACACATTCTTGA